The genomic window TCCACTACCCATAAAGGGTCGTTATTGGAATAATAACTGGTGATACCTCTTACCCGAATTGTAGCCGAAGAACCAGGCTGTCCGGAATTGGTGATCACATTTACTCCTGCTGCTCTACCTTGCAATACCTGTTCCGGTTTACCCGCCGGAATGTTTTCTATATCGCTGGCTTTAATACTTGAGATCGCTCCCGTTACATTACTCTTCTTTTGAGTACCATAACCGATCATTACTACTTCCTCGATTTTCGTCTCTTTGGAAACAGTATCCTTCGTTGTGTTTTGGGCATTGAAATTCGCAGTAAAATAAAGCACTGCAACCATTCCCAAACTTCTAGATATTTTTACATTCATATACAGTTAGTTTTTTAATTCTCAAATTGAGACAATAAAAATATATTTTTTTTTAAATAATTAACATTTTATTAATAAATATTTTAATATTTCGTTTATTTTTGGGACTTCAAAGGCATAAATTTTATCTCTTAAACCGTAAATTTTTCTTAAAATTCATTAAAAACAATCCCCAAAATGACGACCAAGCATTACAATATTTCGCTTCCTTTAAAGCTCACTTTTCTTATTTTCTCTATGGTCTTAAACTGCATGGGTATTGTAATTCTGCAACTTTCGGAGGCAAAAATCACCTATGAAAAATTAGGATTTTTAGAATCTTTTAAGGATATTCCAATTGCTTTTATTTCACTTTTTGTCGTTAATTTTATCAGTAAGATCGGGGCAAAAAAAGCACTGATTCTGGCGTTAACAATTGTTGGCATTTGTTCACTTATTTTACCATTTGTTGAGGTATTTTGGTTTTACAAACTTTGGTTTGCGATTATCGGAACTTGTTTTGCCATCGGAAAAATCTGCGTTTTCGGAATTATACGGAATAATATTTCGGATGAAAAATCCCTTGCAAAGACCATGAATAATGTAGAAGCTTCATTCATGATCGGTATTTTTGTTGTGAATACAGGTTTTGGATGGCTTATTTCCAGCCAGTATTCTCAATTCTGGAAATTCGGATTTTTATCAATTTCTGTTCTTTCAGCAATAACCATATTTTTATTTTCCAGGTTAAATATTTCAGAACCGATAAAGGAAGAAAAAGTAAACATCATTGAAGATCTTTCAGGCTTTATCAACCCATTGGTTATCATATTCTTAGCCGTTATTTTTTCAATTGTTTTTGTAGAGCAGAGTTTTAATTCCTGGCTGCCTTCTTTTTATAAAAATCATTTAAAGGTCAATTCTTTTTTTGCTCTTCAGGCATCGTCATTTCTAGCGCTTTTCTCATACATAGGAAGAACGGTGACTGCCAATATCATTCAGCGGTTTTCTTTGTCGAAATATTATATTTTATGTCTGTCACTTATCATTTTCGTATTGATCATTATTGCCGGAATACAGTTTTTAGACATGGATAACTCAAAAATCCTACTCTATTTATTTCCTGTGATCGGATTGTTTTTATCTCCACTTTATCCTGTTATTAATTCAAAAATGATTGCTCAGATTGATAAAACGAAAGCCAATCTTTTCACGTCGTTAATCGTCATATTTTCGTCGTTGGGAAGCTCTGTCAGTTCGATTATCATGTCGATTTTGTTCGGAAACCAATTGCTAAGCTATTATTCTGTTTATATTTTACTCGCTGTAATTGTGTTATTTACGATAAGTTTAATTTATTTTAAACTTGCTGATAAAACATTTAGAAAATAATTTTATTTTTACTCCCATGAAAATCAAGAACGAAAAAAATAAAGAAACCCTTCAGGAACTCATTGATACAAAAGACTTTGTAGCACATGTCTCTGTCGATTGTACCATATTTGGTTTTCATAATAATATCCTGAAAGTACTGCTTTTAAAGTACCATGACCTGGATTTGTGGTCACTTCCCGGCGGTTTTGTCTTCAATGATGAAGATCTTAGGGAAGCCGCTGCACGTGTTTTGCATGAAAGAACACATCTTAAAGATATTTTTTTAAAACAATTCCATACATTCGGCAGAATTGACAGAACGGAGAATAATGTTCATCAAATTTTGTTAAATAATAAAGGAATTGAAGTTCCAAAAGATCACTGGATTTTCCAACGATTCATCACGGTCGGATATTGCAGTTTGATCGATTTTTCGATTGCAAATACTTTTCCGGACGCTTTCAACGAAACTTGCGAATGGTTTGAGGTCAATAAACTTCCGAAAATGGCCTTCGACCACGACAGAATTATAGAAACCGGACTGGAATATCTGAGAATGAACATCAATACGGAAGTGGCCGCGAGTAATCTCCTTCCTGAAAAATTTACTATGAAAGACCTTCAGTCGCTTTATGAAACTATTTTGGGGCAACAGTTCAGGAGAAATAATTTTCAACGTAAAATATTGAGTTTAAATATTTTGGAAAGACTTGAAAAGTTGTACGACGGCTCTGCCAACAAAGCTCCGTATTTGTATAAGTTCAAAAACAGAATTTACAATCCTACCAACCAGTACCCTATTTCAAACGAAGAAGAAAATTAATTTTTCTCTTATTTTGTTTAAAATTTTAATTTAAACTATTAAAAATCAATTAAAAAAAGACATTCAAAAAAAATTTCTCTGAAATACTGAAAAGTGTTACTTTTAGGAAAATTAAATTACAATGTCATATTATTCCCTTACTAGCATTCCCGATTACTACGGGATTGATGCTTTACTTACCGAAGAACACAAGCTTATCCGTCAGTCCATAAGAGAATGGGTGGAGAGTTTTGTCATGCCAAAGATCGATCAGGCAGCACAGAATCATACAGATTTGCCTGGTTTAATGAGAGAATTGGGAAAAATCGGAGCTTTAGGTCCGTATATCCCGGTTGAGTACGGCGGTTCAGGATTAGACCAGATTTCTTACGGTCTGATTATGCAGGAGCTGGAAAGAGGTGACTCTGCGGTACGTTCTGCGGCTTCTGTACAGAGTTCTTTGGTGATGTTCCCTATTAATGAATTTGGTTCTGAAGAGCAAAAAAGAAAATATTTACCAAAATTGGCGTCCGGCGAAATGATCGGTTCGTTCGGTCTTACGGAGCCTAATCACGGTTCAGATCCGGGTTCTATGGAGTCTAATTTTAAAGATATGGGAGATCATTATCTTCTAAATGGTGCCAAAATGTGGATCACCAATTCCCCACTTTGCGATATTGCCGTAGTTTGGGCGAAAAATGAAGAAGGAAAAGTGCAGGGACTGATCGTGGAAAGAGGTATGGAAGGTTTCACAACACCGGAAACGCACAATAAATGGAGCTTAAGAGCTTCAAAAACAGGAGAATTGGTGTTCAACAATGTAAAAGTTCCGAAAGAAAATTTACTTCCGGGAGTTTCAGGATTGAAAGGACCTTTATCTTGTTTAAATTCAGCGAGATATGGGATTTCTTGGGGTGTAATCGGTGCAGCGATCGATTGCTACTGTACTGCCGTTCAGTATTCTAAAGAAAGAAAACAGTTTGGAAAACCTATCGGATCTTACCAGCTTCAACAGAAAAAATTAGCAGAATTCTTAACTGAAATTACTAAGGCTCAGTTACTTTGCCTGCAGCTAGGAAATCTTAAAAACGACCATAAAGCAACTCCTGCCCAAATTTCAATGGCGAAAAGAAACAATGTAAAAATGGCTATTGATATTGCAAGAGAATCCCGTCAGATCCTTGGAGGAATGGGTATTATGGGCGAATTCCCGATGATGAGGCATGCTGCCAATCTGGAATCTGTGATCACTTACGAAGGAACTCATGATGTTCACTTATTGATTACAGGGATGGATATTACCGGAATTAATGCTTTTTAAGCTTAAAAAATAACAATAAAAAAGAGCTTGGCGTGATTGCTAAGCTCTTTTATTTTATTCATATTCAAATAATTAACTCAATTTGAATAACTTTTAATTTCTTCAATAAAATTAACATCTGGATTTAAAATTTCCTGGATCAGACTTTTTATAGATTTCATCGCATCATCGATATTTCCCTTTTCAAACTGTAGAGAAACCACCCCTTTTTTTGCTTCTGCAAAACTCCAGATTCCTGTTTCGATGGGAAGCCCCCAAAATTCCGGTAAGTTTTGAACAACGTATTGATAGATACATAATTGCAACGCCTGTTTCCTGTCACTGTTATGAAAATATTCATCAACGTTATTTTCGTCAATTTTTACGACAAGGTTTTTAATTTTTGCGGTTTTATAATCGATAATTCTCAGTGTTCCGTTCAATCTGTCAATCCTGTCGATGAATCCGAAGAAAGAAATTTTATCATTTTCATCGAGGTAAAAATCTACATTTTCGAAACGTTTTTCGATGTCGAGAATTTCTAATTTATTGCCTTTTTTTACCAATTCCAGATCATGATAAAGAATACTTTCAATCACTTTTTTGGCAATGGCTTTATGGATGAAGTTCATCCCTTTTTCATAAAATTCCGGCTGATGTTTTAGCTTCTCAATAGCAATTTCAATATATTGATCTATTGCTTTAATTGATTCTTTTAAATCATTTTCTTTTAATACTTTACCTTTTAATACTTCATAAATTTCTTGAAGTGTGTAATGCACTAAATTTCCGTAATTTTTAACGGATAATTCTTCTTCAATTTCATCACTTTCCGAAGTATTTAAAATCTTGGAAAGATAAAAATCTATCGGATTGTAAAGGTAACTCGTAAGGTGCGAAGCGGAAACTTTTTCTTTCCATTTCTGCAGTCTTTCCAAAACGATATCGGTCTTGGAAATTTCGATCGGCTGGATAATGATCGGCTCGGATGAGTTTTCAATAATAAGATGCTCGATCTGGTGAGAACTTTCCATCTCGATCTGGGTGATAAATCTACTCTTTTCCCCCGTATTCACCCCGGAACTCAATGCATTGAAGAGCAAATGAACGTTCTTAGCATCCTGTATCAAACGGTAAAAATGATAGGCATAAATACTGTCATTTTCCAGAAAAGTATGTAGATCAAAAAACTTCCTGATATCAAAAGGAATGTAGGTATTTTGCGAATTTCCGAGCGGCAGTTTTCCTTCATTTACCGACAGCATGATTACATTTTCAAAATTAAGCAAACGTGTTTCCAAAAGCCCCATAATCTGCAGTCCTTTCAACGGTTCTCCTTGGAAATCAATACTTTCAGAGTTGATATGTTGATTGATTAAAATTTCCAATGTTTCCATCTTAATTTCAAACTGATAAGGAGACAACTGGTTTTTAATCATCCTAAAGGCATTCTCGAAGTGAGAGACATTTTCATATTGAATATCATCGATTTCCAGCCATTTAATTTGTCTGCAAAATGCAATTAATGAATCCAGATATACATTCGTAGAATCTGCTTTCTGAAGCAAATGATAATAAGAAAGATTGTGTAAAAGCTCGTGAAGTAATTTTTTTGAGATATAAACAATATTTCTTTCTTCAATTTTAGATTTAAACTGATTGATAATCAATTCATCCTCAGCTGATTTCGGAAGCTCTTCAAGAATTGGAAAAATATCACGGTAATAGTAAGATGATTTATTTTTTTCTAATTGTTTCTGCAGATAAAAAAGCTGTTTAACAGCATTGGAAAACGAAAGATTCTTCAACGGAAACCCCATTGTAATATTCAGATTCTGAACACTGTACATGACATCCAGACTGGCAGGAAGCAGATTCTCATCGAGCAAAACCACTGCAGTATTCGAATAGGTTTTATTTTCAATTTCTTTGAAGATTTCCGGTAAAATTTTAGTCTGCGTAATATTTCCTGAAACCTCGTAAACTTTAATATTTTTTGGCTGATTGAAGTCGTCTTCTATCCATTCAAAAAAACGATGGTCATTAAATTCTTTCCATGTTTTATGATTCCTTAAAAATTTTCCGGCTTCCTGTCTTTCATCATCAAAATAATAACGGTCTGCCTGAAAAAAACATTGCCCTTTATCCCATTGCAAAAGGTTTCGTACGAGTTTTTCCTCAACCGGAGTAAAGGCATTGAAGCCACAAAAAACGAATAGTTCTTGGGTATTTTTAGCGAAATTTACAATTTCAGCTTTCGCTGTTTCGTGGATCATTCCTGACGTAGCCCAGTTTTTTTCCTTTAATTTTTGCTTTAAAACAGGAAGAAAAACATTCATGTTTTTCCAGAAATTAAGGAATTTTTTTCTTGGCACATCATCATCTTCGCCCAAATTCTGCGCCCAGTCTTTGATCCTTTCTTCGTCAAACATATACTGTAAAACGACCTGATCATTTTCAGAGAACTTTAAAATATCATCCCAATCCTTTTGTAAAGTGGGAAACCATTTCAGGAAATCGGCAAAATCATCATTGGGAATGAGATTGAGACTTTTATAAACATCGAAAGCAAAAAGCCATAAGGAAATCCCCTGAATAGGCTGTTTATCGGCAATATCGACAATCAGTTCCTCGATTGTAAAAAAGTTGGGAAGAAATCCTGAATAATTGTTTTCCTCTAAAATCTGCCTGATAAAAACAATGGGACGTTTTCCCGGCAAAACGATGTTAAACGCAGATAAATCCGTGTTTTGTGCTAATAATTCATGGATGATTTTATTGAGGAATTTCAAGACGTTTTATAGCTTTTATAATTTTCTAATTCTTCAGCAATAATACGATTATATTCTGATTGTTTTTCCTCCACCATTCCATTCTTTGTTTCGCCGTCATAAGCTCGTTGGAAATCCTGGTATTGTCTAAGGATTTTGCTATAAATACCTTTAAAATATTTGTCAAAATCGGAAGATGTCTTTATTTTTTCCGAAATTTCTTTTCTTAATTTTCTTGCAAAAATTTCAGCCGCATCAAAATGCTTCTGTTCATGCAACAAGACATAATCATTGATGCGCTTTGTATCTTTCCATGATTTGTCTTCATTGAAAACGGTTTGAACTTCAATTTTTATGGGAGCTTTCGGATTTGAAGATTTTTCATACGAATAGATCCACCCGCAATTGGTGTAAGCAACGACGTTATCCCCTCCTTTACGGTTTATTTTACTTTTAAAATTGTTCCAGTTTAATTTATTTCCCTCTTCCCAAAATATTTTCTGACCCAATAAAACATTGGAAACCAGAAAACAAGCTACAAAAATCCATTTCATTTATCTACTCAACTACAATTGTTTTGGTGATCCAGTTGCTGCCACCATTCCAGAATTTAAATGTATATGTACCAACCTGTTGCGGACTAAAGTTTATCTGGCCCGGCGCCGTATAACTTCCCTGTGCACACGGCCCGTTTGTGATGTATTTATAAGCCGTAACCGTTCTTGTGGAACTGTCGGTGTGAATGTAATCATATCCGTAAAAACCCTCACAATGAGACGGATACGTAGAATACGTCTTAATACTCTGAACGGTAAAAACATCCATGGTATCGTTCACTATCCTCACACTGTCGATCTTTACCTTATCTATAGATTCGATGGTCTGATAATCGTCATCGTCATTACATGAAGTAATAGATAATCCTAAAACCAGCGTCGAAAATCCAAAATATAAAAGCTTTTTCATAACAACAAAATTTTGATTATCAATAAATTTTTATGCAAAAATTATTCCTTAATTATGTTAAATTAAGAATTAAAATTACCTTTTGATACATAGACAACTTTCTTCGTATCAAAAAACTCTTCATCAAAATAGTTTTTAAGATTAAAAATTTCACATTTTATTCCGGCAAGCTCTTCTGCAAGGTCTCCCCCTTTTAAATATAAAATTCCGTTATGTTTGGGATTAAATTGTTCTTTTTCAAATTTGCCTTTCAACCATCTTAAGAATTCCGGCATCTGCGTCACTGCACGACTTACTACAAAATGGAATTTTTCCTTTAATTTTTCCGCTCTTCCATGAATGGCGGTTACGTTTTTCAAACCAACACCTTCTGCTACAGCATTTACCACACTTATTTTTTTACCAATGGAATCTATTAAAGTAAATGTCGATTCCGGAAACAAAATAGCCAG from Chryseobacterium wanjuense includes these protein-coding regions:
- a CDS encoding MFS transporter, with protein sequence MTTKHYNISLPLKLTFLIFSMVLNCMGIVILQLSEAKITYEKLGFLESFKDIPIAFISLFVVNFISKIGAKKALILALTIVGICSLILPFVEVFWFYKLWFAIIGTCFAIGKICVFGIIRNNISDEKSLAKTMNNVEASFMIGIFVVNTGFGWLISSQYSQFWKFGFLSISVLSAITIFLFSRLNISEPIKEEKVNIIEDLSGFINPLVIIFLAVIFSIVFVEQSFNSWLPSFYKNHLKVNSFFALQASSFLALFSYIGRTVTANIIQRFSLSKYYILCLSLIIFVLIIIAGIQFLDMDNSKILLYLFPVIGLFLSPLYPVINSKMIAQIDKTKANLFTSLIVIFSSLGSSVSSIIMSILFGNQLLSYYSVYILLAVIVLFTISLIYFKLADKTFRK
- a CDS encoding NUDIX hydrolase, with the translated sequence MKIKNEKNKETLQELIDTKDFVAHVSVDCTIFGFHNNILKVLLLKYHDLDLWSLPGGFVFNDEDLREAAARVLHERTHLKDIFLKQFHTFGRIDRTENNVHQILLNNKGIEVPKDHWIFQRFITVGYCSLIDFSIANTFPDAFNETCEWFEVNKLPKMAFDHDRIIETGLEYLRMNINTEVAASNLLPEKFTMKDLQSLYETILGQQFRRNNFQRKILSLNILERLEKLYDGSANKAPYLYKFKNRIYNPTNQYPISNEEEN
- a CDS encoding acyl-CoA dehydrogenase family protein; protein product: MSYYSLTSIPDYYGIDALLTEEHKLIRQSIREWVESFVMPKIDQAAQNHTDLPGLMRELGKIGALGPYIPVEYGGSGLDQISYGLIMQELERGDSAVRSAASVQSSLVMFPINEFGSEEQKRKYLPKLASGEMIGSFGLTEPNHGSDPGSMESNFKDMGDHYLLNGAKMWITNSPLCDIAVVWAKNEEGKVQGLIVERGMEGFTTPETHNKWSLRASKTGELVFNNVKVPKENLLPGVSGLKGPLSCLNSARYGISWGVIGAAIDCYCTAVQYSKERKQFGKPIGSYQLQQKKLAEFLTEITKAQLLCLQLGNLKNDHKATPAQISMAKRNNVKMAIDIARESRQILGGMGIMGEFPMMRHAANLESVITYEGTHDVHLLITGMDITGINAF
- a CDS encoding PD-(D/E)XK nuclease family protein, coding for MKFLNKIIHELLAQNTDLSAFNIVLPGKRPIVFIRQILEENNYSGFLPNFFTIEELIVDIADKQPIQGISLWLFAFDVYKSLNLIPNDDFADFLKWFPTLQKDWDDILKFSENDQVVLQYMFDEERIKDWAQNLGEDDDVPRKKFLNFWKNMNVFLPVLKQKLKEKNWATSGMIHETAKAEIVNFAKNTQELFVFCGFNAFTPVEEKLVRNLLQWDKGQCFFQADRYYFDDERQEAGKFLRNHKTWKEFNDHRFFEWIEDDFNQPKNIKVYEVSGNITQTKILPEIFKEIENKTYSNTAVVLLDENLLPASLDVMYSVQNLNITMGFPLKNLSFSNAVKQLFYLQKQLEKNKSSYYYRDIFPILEELPKSAEDELIINQFKSKIEERNIVYISKKLLHELLHNLSYYHLLQKADSTNVYLDSLIAFCRQIKWLEIDDIQYENVSHFENAFRMIKNQLSPYQFEIKMETLEILINQHINSESIDFQGEPLKGLQIMGLLETRLLNFENVIMLSVNEGKLPLGNSQNTYIPFDIRKFFDLHTFLENDSIYAYHFYRLIQDAKNVHLLFNALSSGVNTGEKSRFITQIEMESSHQIEHLIIENSSEPIIIQPIEISKTDIVLERLQKWKEKVSASHLTSYLYNPIDFYLSKILNTSESDEIEEELSVKNYGNLVHYTLQEIYEVLKGKVLKENDLKESIKAIDQYIEIAIEKLKHQPEFYEKGMNFIHKAIAKKVIESILYHDLELVKKGNKLEILDIEKRFENVDFYLDENDKISFFGFIDRIDRLNGTLRIIDYKTAKIKNLVVKIDENNVDEYFHNSDRKQALQLCIYQYVVQNLPEFWGLPIETGIWSFAEAKKGVVSLQFEKGNIDDAMKSIKSLIQEILNPDVNFIEEIKSYSN
- a CDS encoding DUF922 domain-containing protein, which produces MKWIFVACFLVSNVLLGQKIFWEEGNKLNWNNFKSKINRKGGDNVVAYTNCGWIYSYEKSSNPKAPIKIEVQTVFNEDKSWKDTKRINDYVLLHEQKHFDAAEIFARKLRKEISEKIKTSSDFDKYFKGIYSKILRQYQDFQRAYDGETKNGMVEEKQSEYNRIIAEELENYKSYKTS
- the rsmG gene encoding 16S rRNA (guanine(527)-N(7))-methyltransferase RsmG, giving the protein MSTTLLLKYFPDLTENQIEQFNKLEDLYQEWNEKINVISRKDMESLYEKHILHSLGIAKVMEFEPGTRVLDIGTGGGFPGIPLAILFPESTFTLIDSIGKKISVVNAVAEGVGLKNVTAIHGRAEKLKEKFHFVVSRAVTQMPEFLRWLKGKFEKEQFNPKHNGILYLKGGDLAEELAGIKCEIFNLKNYFDEEFFDTKKVVYVSKGNFNS